The sequence below is a genomic window from Myxococcota bacterium.
TCTACCTCGCACCCTGGTGCGTGGCCGAAGGCCGCGAGCTCCCATCGAAGAACTGGGTCCTCGCTGCAAACCTGCTGCTCGGCTGGACGTTGATCGGGTGGGTCGCGACCCTCGCTTGGGCCCTGCGCAGCGAGAAACCCGGCAGCGCGCCCGGCTTGCAGGTCCTGCCCGGCGGCCGACCGGATCGAGCCGAGAGCGAGCCGAGTGCACCGACGGCGGCTCCCGCCGCGCACTTGACCCTCGTGGGCGGTGACGCGCTCCCGAGGGCGGGCGACGCAACACGACACGGCTAGCCTTGCTGGAATCCGGCAGCCGCCCGCCTGCCACGCGCGCTCGATCGGGGATTCCCGTGACCCAGCTTGGACGAAAGACCGCTCTCCCGGTGGGGTTCGTCGCGACGCTCTTCGTGGTGATCGCCGCGAGCGCAGAGCCGGACCCCTCCTCCCTCGGTCCGGCGCCGCGCAGCGAAGACGGGCGCTTCACCAACTGGGCGGGCGAACTCCCGCACGGAACCCTCGGCGTCCGCCTACCGTTCTTCTTGCGTCGGGTCGTGGGCGCGTCGGGAGACGGCGCTCCCGAACGCGTCGAGAACGACGGCGCCTTCCTGCGCGAGAACGCGCGCCACAGCACCCCGACGATCACCTGGGTCGGCCACGCCACCTTCCTGGTGCAG
It includes:
- a CDS encoding superinfection immunity protein; the protein is MELFLVVFLCLYLAPWCVAEGRELPSKNWVLAANLLLGWTLIGWVATLAWALRSEKPGSAPGLQVLPGGRPDRAESEPSAPTAAPAAHLTLVGGDALPRAGDATRHG